A region of the Campylobacter cuniculorum DSM 23162 = LMG 24588 genome:
AAAAATAAGCCTTGAGATAAAAAGGATATTTTTTAAGACTTTCATCTGTGATTAAATTTTGAATTTGTGGAAAAGCTCTTAGCGGATTCATTTTTTACCTTAAGAAAAGATTTGGTTATTTTAACATAAAATTGAGTAAAATTTTTAATTTTTAAGGATAAAAATGCGAAGTTTTGTTTATATAAAAAACGATGAGGTTTTGCCTTTGCCGGATGAGATTGAAATTTTGGATACTCCTTTAGATGAAGAGGTTTTAATCAGTAATGATAAAAAACAAAAAGCACTAATTTTTGCTCCTGAAATTAATTTTTATCTCAAAAATTCTAAAGACAACACTCTTCAAAAAAGCAAAAATATTTTAAAACTCTATGAAGCAAGAGAGCATATTTATAATTTTGGACTTGATTTAGAGCAAGAAAAAAACATAGGAAATAAAATCATTCTTGCGGACATAAATGAAAATTTAGCTTCTTTTTTGAAACAACATAATTTTGAAGTGCTTTGTCTTAAAGAAGATGAAATTTTAGCAATTTTTGGTTGTGTGGGTGAGCTTTGTGCTATAGTAAAAAACGCAAACGAGGAGTATGAATTAGATTTTGATATTTTACTTTTTAAAACCAAAGAAAGAGCTGATTTTTTAAGACAAAGTGGATGTTATAATTATGAAAATTTTAAAGATGAAGTTGAGCTTTTGGAATTTTTACAGAGCAAAAGTCCTCGTTATTTTTATAAAAATTATATTATGTATGATTCAAATATTTGTCAATATCATCAAAGACGCACAGAGCATTGTGCAAAATGCGCTGAACTTTGTCCAACAACAGCAATTTTAAAAAATGATGAAAAGAAAGAATTAGAATTTTCTCAAATTGATTGTTTGGGTTGTGGAGCCTGTATCAGCGTTTGTCCAAGTGGTTCTCTTGATTATGCACCTTTGCCAAGAGAGAGTTTTTTTAAGCTTACAACCTTGTATCAAAAACAAAAAATTCTCATCATTCCTAAAAAAATGGACTTAGAAAATTTAGTACTTGATTTGCCCGAAGATGTTTTACCTTTGATGATAGAGGGCGAAAAAGTACTTAGTGCTTTGCATTTTTTAACCCTTTTACAAAGCTCTGGAGCGAATTTGGTTTTTTATACGGATGTTGTTTCAGAAGGGAGTGGGGAGGCGATTTTTCTTTTAAACGCAATTTTTAAAAGAAAATTTAATCAAACAGCCGTGTGGGTTGCAAAGGATAAAATAGAACTTCAAAACGCTTTGCAAAAACTTGAATTTATAGAAAATTTAAGTTTTGATTTCCATAACAACACCTTAACAACAAGGGAAAATTTTGCTAAGGGGTTAGAGCATTTAATCGATAAAGATGATTTGGGTGTAGTGCCAAGCGGAGAATGGTTAAGATATGGAGAAATAAAAATCAATCCAAACACCTGCACTCTTTGTCTTTCTTGTGTGGGTGCTTGTAACGTGGGAGCCTTAATCGCAGACAGCAAAGAAAATGCTTTGAAATTCAATGCAAGTTTATGCACAACTTGTGGGTATTGTGAAACAAGCTGTGCTGAAAAAGATACTTTGGAGCTTTTAAGGAATGGCATAAAGCTTAATTCTTCGTATTTTAACTTTCACACTTTAGCTAAAGATGAGCTTTTTAAATGCATTGAATGCGGAAAAGAATTTGCGACCTCTAAAGCAGTCCAAAAGATAGCAAACCTAATGAAACCTCGATTTTTAGGTGATGAAACCAAGATTAAAAGTCTTTATTGCTGTGCGGATTGCAAGGCTAAGGTGATGATAGCAGCGATGAGAAAAATTTAAGAGGAATGCGAGTGAGATTTTAAAACTTTGAGTTGATTTGAAAAGATAAAAAGATAAATTGTTTATGATAAAATCAGCTTTGATTGTATTTGATAAAATATTTTAAAATATAAATTTTTAAATGAAATTTTTAAAGTATTGATATTAAATTTTTTAAATTCTAAAATTTAAATAAAGATTGAAAAAGATAATTTTATCTTGTTTTAAAGATTTCTAAAAATATATAAAAATTGAAAGCTTTGATGATAATCAAATCCTAACGCAATTTAAACTTATTTTGGTTTGCAAACCAAAATAAGTTTAGAAATATAAATTTATTTGTATTTAAGAGATGAGGCTTTCTGTGATTTTAGCGATTTCTAATTCTTCATCTGTAGGAATGACAAAAATTTTTGTTTTAGAATTTTTTGTGCTGATTTCTTTTTCACCAGAAGAATTTTCTTCGTTTAATTGTTCATCAATTTCTATGCCAAGATGTTTGAGTTTTTCACAGGTCAATTTTCTTACTGCAGCAGCATTTTCTCCCACTCCAGCGGTAAAAATCAAGGCATCAGTATAAGGCAGAATCGCAAAATAAGAACCTATATATTTAGCCAAACGATAACAATACATTTCAAAAGCAAGTCTTGCGAGATTGTTTCCATTTTGAATTTCGCTGATAATATCCCTAAAATCATTGTATCCGCAAATTCCATACAAACCACTTTGCTTATTCATCATTGTATCGAGCTTATCCGGATTTAAATCCTTAGCCTTAGCAATAAAAGGTATGGTTGCAGGGTCTATATCTCCGCATCTTGTCCCCATTATAAGACCTTCTAATGGGGTAAATCCCATTGAAGTGTCAATGCTTTTTCCATTTTCAATGGCACAAACACTTGCTCCATTTCCAAGATGAGCACTGATGGCGTTGATTTCTTCGTTTTTTTTACCCATAAGTTTAGCAACTCTTTGACTGACATAAGAATGAGAAGTGCCATGAAAACCATATTTGCGGATATTGTATTCGGTATAATAATCATAGGGCAGGGCATACATATAAGCATAATCAGGTATGGTTTTATGAAAAGCTGTATCAAAGATTGTCGCATTGGGCACTTTTGGTGCAGCTTTCATCATCGTTTTAATCCCAGCTAGATGTGCAGGATTATGCAAAGGTGCAATGGAGCTTACTCTGTGGATTTCTTCAAGCACAAAATCATTAACCAAACAATGCTCTGTTAAATTTTTACCTCCATGGACAATGCGATGTCCGCAACCATCAAGCTCATTGAGGTCTTTTAAAATTCCAGATTCTTCAAAAAGCTCATTGACAAGCTTAAGTCCTTTTTCATGGTCGCCTATATGAGTATCGCGTCTCATTTTAGTTCCGGTTTTTAATATTTTAAGCTCAATTTTAGACTGATGATTGCCGATTTTTTCAACCAAACCACTACAAACAGCCTTTTGATTTTCAAAAAGTTTAAATTTAATTGACGATGAACCAGAATTTAAGACTAAAATTTTCATAATGTATCCTTATGCTTGTGCTTGAATGGCACTTAAAATAACCGTATCAACTATATCATTGATAGAACAACCGCGACTTAAATCATTGACAGGTTTTTTAAGCCCTTGTAAAATAGGTCCTATGGCTAGAGCATTAGCTGTTCTTTGCACAGCTTTATAGCAAATATTTGCAGAGTCTAGATTAGGAAAGATATAGATTGTCGCTTTTCCTGCAATTTTAGAATCTGGCATTTTTTTAGTTCCTGTTTTCATATCATAGGCACAATCAAATTGCATAGGTCCATCAATTTGAAGTTCGGGGTATTTTTCTTTAGCGATTTTTACAGCTTCATTTACAAGATCAACGCTTTCACCCTTGCCACTATCTCCGCTAGAATAAGAAAGCATAGCGATTCTTGTTTCAAGTCCAAAAGATTTTGCAGTTTGAGCACTGATATAAGCTGTTTCAGCGAGTTCTTTTGCGTTTGGATTAGGATTAACAGCACAATCCGCAAAGGCTAGAATTTTATCCTCAAGCCCCATAAAATATATCCCTGAAACGCAGCCTATGCCTTCTTTGGTTTTGATGAGTTGAAGAGCAGGGCGTATAGTTTGAGCTGTCGTTGTTGAAGCCCCGCTTACCATAGCATCTGCTTTTTGATTATAGACAAGTAAAGTGCCAAAATAAGTTCTATCCTTGACTAAATTTTGAGCTTCTTCTAAACTCATTCCTTTCGATTTTCTTGCTTCATAGAGTGAATTTGCAAATTCGGAACTCAAACTTGAATTTTGAGGATTTATGATTTTTGCATCATTTAAATTTAATCCTAAATTTTTAGCCCTTTGTTTGATTTCATTTTCATCACCAAGTAAAATCAATTTAACCAAAGCATTTTTAAGCAAAATATCACTTGCTTTTAAAATTCTCTCATCATCACTTTCAGGTAAAACCACGATTTTTTTATCTTTTTTTGCTTTTTCATTGAGTTCAAATTTAAAGCGATAGGTTGTTTTAAAATCGTA
Encoded here:
- a CDS encoding 4Fe-4S dicluster domain-containing protein, with translation MRSFVYIKNDEVLPLPDEIEILDTPLDEEVLISNDKKQKALIFAPEINFYLKNSKDNTLQKSKNILKLYEAREHIYNFGLDLEQEKNIGNKIILADINENLASFLKQHNFEVLCLKEDEILAIFGCVGELCAIVKNANEEYELDFDILLFKTKERADFLRQSGCYNYENFKDEVELLEFLQSKSPRYFYKNYIMYDSNICQYHQRRTEHCAKCAELCPTTAILKNDEKKELEFSQIDCLGCGACISVCPSGSLDYAPLPRESFFKLTTLYQKQKILIIPKKMDLENLVLDLPEDVLPLMIEGEKVLSALHFLTLLQSSGANLVFYTDVVSEGSGEAIFLLNAIFKRKFNQTAVWVAKDKIELQNALQKLEFIENLSFDFHNNTLTTRENFAKGLEHLIDKDDLGVVPSGEWLRYGEIKINPNTCTLCLSCVGACNVGALIADSKENALKFNASLCTTCGYCETSCAEKDTLELLRNGIKLNSSYFNFHTLAKDELFKCIECGKEFATSKAVQKIANLMKPRFLGDETKIKSLYCCADCKAKVMIAAMRKI
- a CDS encoding acetate kinase → MKILVLNSGSSSIKFKLFENQKAVCSGLVEKIGNHQSKIELKILKTGTKMRRDTHIGDHEKGLKLVNELFEESGILKDLNELDGCGHRIVHGGKNLTEHCLVNDFVLEEIHRVSSIAPLHNPAHLAGIKTMMKAAPKVPNATIFDTAFHKTIPDYAYMYALPYDYYTEYNIRKYGFHGTSHSYVSQRVAKLMGKKNEEINAISAHLGNGASVCAIENGKSIDTSMGFTPLEGLIMGTRCGDIDPATIPFIAKAKDLNPDKLDTMMNKQSGLYGICGYNDFRDIISEIQNGNNLARLAFEMYCYRLAKYIGSYFAILPYTDALIFTAGVGENAAAVRKLTCEKLKHLGIEIDEQLNEENSSGEKEISTKNSKTKIFVIPTDEELEIAKITESLIS
- the pta gene encoding phosphate acetyltransferase; translated protein: MASFYLIQSKNVEPDTKIGARLLEECVKTYKNIAIYRAVACENAILRVEKNLKHFNIKQNLESTYSFTLKNALKQLSEDSNFFFYKIIQDFENLKAQYDFIFVEGFHKLGILDGFESNVKLAKILNTPLVVINEKENEALIKNYLNQSLDGRPYALIDENFDFKELLSLKNYDFKTTYRFKFELNEKAKKDKKIVVLPESDDERILKASDILLKNALVKLILLGDENEIKQRAKNLGLNLNDAKIINPQNSSLSSEFANSLYEARKSKGMSLEEAQNLVKDRTYFGTLLVYNQKADAMVSGASTTTAQTIRPALQLIKTKEGIGCVSGIYFMGLEDKILAFADCAVNPNPNAKELAETAYISAQTAKSFGLETRIAMLSYSSGDSGKGESVDLVNEAVKIAKEKYPELQIDGPMQFDCAYDMKTGTKKMPDSKIAGKATIYIFPNLDSANICYKAVQRTANALAIGPILQGLKKPVNDLSRGCSINDIVDTVILSAIQAQA